Proteins encoded by one window of Macaca mulatta isolate MMU2019108-1 chromosome 10, T2T-MMU8v2.0, whole genome shotgun sequence:
- the SMTN gene encoding smoothelin isoform X14: protein MADEALAGLDEGALRKLLEVTADLAERRRIRSAIRELQRQELEREEEALASKRFRAERQDNKENWLHSRQREAEQRVALARLAGQLESMNDVEELTALPACHPQLRSAGEYEERKLIRAAIRRVRAQEIEAATLAGRLCSARPNSGLREDSKGRVAHRLEQCEVPEREEQEQQTEVSKPTPTPEGTSQDVTTVTLLLQAPPGSTSSSPASASSSPTAASPEPPLEPAEAQCLTAEVPGAPEPPPSPPKTTSPELQESPTLTSTEGQVVNELLSGPKETPAAQSPTRGPSDTKRADVAGPRPCQRSLSVLSPHQPAQNRESTPLASRPSSFQRAGSVRDRVHKFTSDSLMAARLQDGTPRAALSPLTPARLVGPSLTSTTPASSSSGSSSRGRSDTSSRFSKEQQGVAQPLAQLRSCSQEEGPRGRGLAPRPLENGAGGPVARSEEPGAPLPVAVSTAEPGGSMKTTFTIEIKDGRGQASTGRVLLPTGNQRAELTLGLRAPPTLLSTSSGGKSTITRVNSPGTLARLGSVTHVTSFSHAPPSSRGGCSVKMEPEPAEPPSAAVEAANGAEQTRVNKAPEGRSPLSAEELMTIEDEGVLDKMLDQSTDFEERKLIRAALRELRQRKRDQRDKERERRLQEARGRPGEGRGNTATETTTRHSQRAADGSAVSTVTKTERLVHSNDGTRTARTTTVESSFVRRSENGSGSTMMQTKTFSSSSSSKKMGSIFDREDQTSPRAGSLAALEKRQAEKKKELMKAQSLPKTSASQARKAMIEKLEKEGAAGSPGGPRAAVQRSTSFGVPNANSIKQMLLDWCRAKTRGYEHVDIQNFSSSWSDGMAFCALVHNFFPEAFDYGQLSPQNRRQNFEVAFSSAEMLVDCVPLVEVEDMMIMGKKPDPKCVFTYVQSLYNHLRRHELRLRGKNV from the exons ATGGCAGACGAGGCCTTAGCTGGGCTGGATGAGGGAGCCCTTCGGAAGCTG CTGGAGGTCACAGCAGATCTGGCAGAGCGGCGGCGCATCCGCTCAGCCATCCGGGAACTGCAGCGGCaggagctggagcgcgaggaggAGGCCCTGGCATCCAAGCGTTTCCGTGCCGAGCGGCAGGACAACAAGGAGAACTGGCTACA CTCTCGGCAGCGGGAAGCGGAGCAGCGGGTTGCCCTGGCACGGCTGGCAGGGCAGCTGGAGTCCATGAACGACGTAGAGGAATTGACTGCACTG CCTGCCTGTCACCCACAGTTGCGAAGCGCTGGTGAGTATGAGGAGCGCAAGCTGATCCGAGCTGCCATCCGCCGCGTACGGGCTCAGGAGATTGAGG CTGCCACCTTGGCTGGGAGGTTGTGCAGTGCGCGTCCCAACAGTGGCTTAAGAGAGGACAGCAAGGGGCGAGTGGCACACAGGCTGGAACAGTGTGAG GTGCCAGAGCGAGAGGAACAGGAACAGCAGACAGAGGTCTCAAAGCCAACTCCCACCCCTGAAGGCACCAGCCAGGATGTGACCACAGTGACACTCCTGCTGCAAGCCCCACCTGGGAGCACATCCagctcacctgcctcagccagcAGTTCACCCACCGCTGCCTCTCCTGAGCCTCCATTGGAGCCTGCCGAGGCCCAGTGCCTTACAGCCGAGGTTCCAGGCGCCCCAGAGCCACCCCCCAGCCCACCCAAGACCACCAGCCCTGAGCTTCAGGAGTCTCCAACGCTCACCAGCACTGAGGGCCAGGTGGTCAACGAG CTTCTGTCTGGCCCTAAAGAGACCCCTGCTGCCCAGAGCCCCACCAGAGGCCCTTCTGACACCAAGAGAGCAG ACGTGGCTGGACCCCGACCCTGCCAACGCTCCCTGTCGGTGCTCAGCCCCCACCAGCCAGCCCAGAACCGAG AGTCCACCCCCCTTGCCAGCAGACCTTCCTCGTTCCAGCGGGCTGGCTCTGTGCGGGACCGTGTCCACAAGTTCACATCAGATTCTCTTATGGCTGCTAGGCTCCAGGATGGCACACCCCGGGCTGCCCTAAGTCCCCTGACCCCCGCAAGGCTCGTGGGCCCCTCCCTCACCAGTAccacccctgcctcctcctccagcgGCTCCTCCTCTCGGGGCCGCAGTGATACCTCCTCCCGGTTCAGCAAGGAGCAACAAGGAGTAGCCCAGCCCCTGGCCCAGCTTCGAAGCTGCTCCCAGGAGGAGGGCCCCAGGGGGCGGGGCTTGGCTCCCAGGCCCCTTGAAAACGGAGCAGGGGGGCCTGTGGCACGTTCAGAGGAGCCTGGTGCCCCATTGCCCGTGGCCGTCAGCACTGCCGAGCCAGGGGGCAGTATGAAGACTACATTCACCATCGAGATCAAGGATGGCCGTGGCCAGGCCTCCACAGGCCGGGTGCTGCTGCCCACAGGCAACCAGAGGGCAG AACTGACACTGGGGCTGCGGGCGCCCCCGACCCTACTCAGCACCAGTAGTGGGGGCAAGAGCACCATCACTCGTGTCAACAGCCCTGGGACCCTGGCTCGGCTGGGCAGTGTCACTCATGTCACCAGCTTCAGCCATGCCCCCCCCAGTAGCCGAGGAGGCTGCAGCGTCAAG ATGGAACCAGAGCCAGCAGAGCCTCCCTCTGCAGCAGTGGAAGCAGCCAATGGGGCCGAGCAGACCCGAGTGAACAAAGCACCAGAGGGGCGGAGCCCTCTGAGCGCTGAGGAGCTGATGACTATTGAGGACGAAGGAGTCTTGGACAAAATG CTGGATCAGAGCACGGACTTTGAAGAGCGGAAGCTCATCCGGGCTGCACTTCGTGAGCTCCGACAAAGGAAGAGAG ACCAGCGGGACAAGGAGCGGGAACGGCGGCTGCAGGAGGCACGGGGCCGGCCAGGGGAGGGCCGCGGCAACACGGCCACTGAGACCACCACGAGGCACAGCCAGCGGGCAGCTGATGGCTCTGCTGTCAGCACTGTTACCAAGACTGAGCGGCTCGTCCACTCCA ATGATGGCACACGGACGGCCCGCACCACCACAGTGGAGTCAAGTTTCGTGAGGCGCTCGGAGA ATGGCAGTGGCAGCACCATGATGCAAACCAAgaccttctcctcttcctcctcatccaAGAAGATGGGCAG CATCTTCGACCGCGAGGACCAGACCAGCCCACGGGCCGGCAGCCTGGCAGCGCTTGAGAAACGCCAGGCCGAGAAGAAGAAAGAGCTGATGAAGGCGCAGAGTCTGCCCaagacctcagcctcccaggcgcGCAAGGCCATGATTGAGAAGTTGGAGAAGGAGGGCGCGGCCGG CAGCCCTGGCGGACCCCGCGCAGCCGTGCAGCGATCCACCAGCTTCGGGGTCCCCAACGCTAACAGCATCAAGCAGATGCTGCTGGACTGGTGCCGAGCCAAGACTCGCGGCTACGAG CATGTCGACATCCAGAACTTCTCCTCCAGCTGGAGTGATGGGATGGCCTTCTGTGCCCTGGTGCACAACTTCTTCCCTGAGGCCTTCGACTATGGGCAGCTTAGCCCTCAGAACCGACGCCAGAACTTCGAGGTGGCCTTCTCATCTGCGGA
- the SMTN gene encoding smoothelin isoform X7: protein MRVHPRPHSRLVAKLAGLEPKTPYAGFESSELVTGATGTGDLTRKEPTELGASEMADEALAGLDEGALRKLLEVTADLAERRRIRSAIRELQRQELEREEEALASKRFRAERQDNKENWLHSRQREAEQRVALARLAGQLESMNDVEELTALLRSAGEYEERKLIRAAIRRVRAQEIEAATLAGRLCSARPNSGLREDSKGRVAHRLEQCEVPEREEQEQQTEVSKPTPTPEGTSQDVTTVTLLLQAPPGSTSSSPASASSSPTAASPEPPLEPAEAQCLTAEVPGAPEPPPSPPKTTSPELQESPTLTSTEGQVVNELLSGPKETPAAQSPTRGPSDTKRADVAGPRPCQRSLSVLSPHQPAQNRESTPLASRPSSFQRAGSVRDRVHKFTSDSLMAARLQDGTPRAALSPLTPARLVGPSLTSTTPASSSSGSSSRGRSDTSSRFSKEQQGVAQPLAQLRSCSQEEGPRGRGLAPRPLENGAGGPVARSEEPGAPLPVAVSTAEPGGSMKTTFTIEIKDGRGQASTGRVLLPTGNQRAELTLGLRAPPTLLSTSSGGKSTITRVNSPGTLARLGSVTHVTSFSHAPPSSRGGCSVKAAEDAGTPVAHPPAFSTRRRSSTCTTRSTSLMEPEPAEPPSAAVEAANGAEQTRVNKAPEGRSPLSAEELMTIEDEGVLDKMLDQSTDFEERKLIRAALRELRQRKRDQRDKERERRLQEARGRPGEGRGNTATETTTRHSQRAADGSAVSTVTKTERLVHSNDGTRTARTTTVESSFVRRSENGSGSTMMQTKTFSSSSSSKKMGSIFDREDQTSPRAGSLAALEKRQAEKKKELMKAQSLPKTSASQARKAMIEKLEKEGAAGSPGGPRAAVQRSTSFGVPNANSIKQMLLDWCRAKTRGYEHVDIQNFSSSWSDGMAFCALVHNFFPEAFDYGQLSPQNRRQNFEVAFSSAEMLVDCVPLVEVEDMMIMGKKPDPKCVFTYVQSLYNHLRRHELRLRGKNV from the exons ATGAGAGTCCatcccaggccacacagcagacTGGTGGCCAAGCTGGCAGGGCTGGAACCAAAGACCCCCTACGCTGGGTTT GAATCCTCTGAGCTGGTGACAGGTGCCACAGGCACTGGGGATCTCACCAGAAAGGAACCAACGGAGCTAGGGGCCAGTGAGATGGCAGACGAGGCCTTAGCTGGGCTGGATGAGGGAGCCCTTCGGAAGCTG CTGGAGGTCACAGCAGATCTGGCAGAGCGGCGGCGCATCCGCTCAGCCATCCGGGAACTGCAGCGGCaggagctggagcgcgaggaggAGGCCCTGGCATCCAAGCGTTTCCGTGCCGAGCGGCAGGACAACAAGGAGAACTGGCTACA CTCTCGGCAGCGGGAAGCGGAGCAGCGGGTTGCCCTGGCACGGCTGGCAGGGCAGCTGGAGTCCATGAACGACGTAGAGGAATTGACTGCACTG TTGCGAAGCGCTGGTGAGTATGAGGAGCGCAAGCTGATCCGAGCTGCCATCCGCCGCGTACGGGCTCAGGAGATTGAGG CTGCCACCTTGGCTGGGAGGTTGTGCAGTGCGCGTCCCAACAGTGGCTTAAGAGAGGACAGCAAGGGGCGAGTGGCACACAGGCTGGAACAGTGTGAG GTGCCAGAGCGAGAGGAACAGGAACAGCAGACAGAGGTCTCAAAGCCAACTCCCACCCCTGAAGGCACCAGCCAGGATGTGACCACAGTGACACTCCTGCTGCAAGCCCCACCTGGGAGCACATCCagctcacctgcctcagccagcAGTTCACCCACCGCTGCCTCTCCTGAGCCTCCATTGGAGCCTGCCGAGGCCCAGTGCCTTACAGCCGAGGTTCCAGGCGCCCCAGAGCCACCCCCCAGCCCACCCAAGACCACCAGCCCTGAGCTTCAGGAGTCTCCAACGCTCACCAGCACTGAGGGCCAGGTGGTCAACGAG CTTCTGTCTGGCCCTAAAGAGACCCCTGCTGCCCAGAGCCCCACCAGAGGCCCTTCTGACACCAAGAGAGCAG ACGTGGCTGGACCCCGACCCTGCCAACGCTCCCTGTCGGTGCTCAGCCCCCACCAGCCAGCCCAGAACCGAG AGTCCACCCCCCTTGCCAGCAGACCTTCCTCGTTCCAGCGGGCTGGCTCTGTGCGGGACCGTGTCCACAAGTTCACATCAGATTCTCTTATGGCTGCTAGGCTCCAGGATGGCACACCCCGGGCTGCCCTAAGTCCCCTGACCCCCGCAAGGCTCGTGGGCCCCTCCCTCACCAGTAccacccctgcctcctcctccagcgGCTCCTCCTCTCGGGGCCGCAGTGATACCTCCTCCCGGTTCAGCAAGGAGCAACAAGGAGTAGCCCAGCCCCTGGCCCAGCTTCGAAGCTGCTCCCAGGAGGAGGGCCCCAGGGGGCGGGGCTTGGCTCCCAGGCCCCTTGAAAACGGAGCAGGGGGGCCTGTGGCACGTTCAGAGGAGCCTGGTGCCCCATTGCCCGTGGCCGTCAGCACTGCCGAGCCAGGGGGCAGTATGAAGACTACATTCACCATCGAGATCAAGGATGGCCGTGGCCAGGCCTCCACAGGCCGGGTGCTGCTGCCCACAGGCAACCAGAGGGCAG AACTGACACTGGGGCTGCGGGCGCCCCCGACCCTACTCAGCACCAGTAGTGGGGGCAAGAGCACCATCACTCGTGTCAACAGCCCTGGGACCCTGGCTCGGCTGGGCAGTGTCACTCATGTCACCAGCTTCAGCCATGCCCCCCCCAGTAGCCGAGGAGGCTGCAGCGTCAAG GCTGCCGAGGATGCTGGGACCCCTGTGGCCCACCCACCTGCCTTCAGCACCCGCCGCCGCTCCTCCACCTGCACCACCCGCAGCACTAGTCTT ATGGAACCAGAGCCAGCAGAGCCTCCCTCTGCAGCAGTGGAAGCAGCCAATGGGGCCGAGCAGACCCGAGTGAACAAAGCACCAGAGGGGCGGAGCCCTCTGAGCGCTGAGGAGCTGATGACTATTGAGGACGAAGGAGTCTTGGACAAAATG CTGGATCAGAGCACGGACTTTGAAGAGCGGAAGCTCATCCGGGCTGCACTTCGTGAGCTCCGACAAAGGAAGAGAG ACCAGCGGGACAAGGAGCGGGAACGGCGGCTGCAGGAGGCACGGGGCCGGCCAGGGGAGGGCCGCGGCAACACGGCCACTGAGACCACCACGAGGCACAGCCAGCGGGCAGCTGATGGCTCTGCTGTCAGCACTGTTACCAAGACTGAGCGGCTCGTCCACTCCA ATGATGGCACACGGACGGCCCGCACCACCACAGTGGAGTCAAGTTTCGTGAGGCGCTCGGAGA ATGGCAGTGGCAGCACCATGATGCAAACCAAgaccttctcctcttcctcctcatccaAGAAGATGGGCAG CATCTTCGACCGCGAGGACCAGACCAGCCCACGGGCCGGCAGCCTGGCAGCGCTTGAGAAACGCCAGGCCGAGAAGAAGAAAGAGCTGATGAAGGCGCAGAGTCTGCCCaagacctcagcctcccaggcgcGCAAGGCCATGATTGAGAAGTTGGAGAAGGAGGGCGCGGCCGG CAGCCCTGGCGGACCCCGCGCAGCCGTGCAGCGATCCACCAGCTTCGGGGTCCCCAACGCTAACAGCATCAAGCAGATGCTGCTGGACTGGTGCCGAGCCAAGACTCGCGGCTACGAG CATGTCGACATCCAGAACTTCTCCTCCAGCTGGAGTGATGGGATGGCCTTCTGTGCCCTGGTGCACAACTTCTTCCCTGAGGCCTTCGACTATGGGCAGCTTAGCCCTCAGAACCGACGCCAGAACTTCGAGGTGGCCTTCTCATCTGCGGA
- the SMTN gene encoding smoothelin isoform X16, which translates to MADEALAGLDEGALRKLLEVTADLAERRRIRSAIRELQRQELEREEEALASKRFRAERQDNKENWLHSRQREAEQRVALARLAGQLESMNDVEELTALLRSAGEYEERKLIRAAIRRVRAQEIEAATLAGRLCSARPNSGLREDSKGRVAHRLEQCEVPEREEQEQQTEVSKPTPTPEGTSQDVTTVTLLLQAPPGSTSSSPASASSSPTAASPEPPLEPAEAQCLTAEVPGAPEPPPSPPKTTSPELQESPTLTSTEGQVVNELLSGPKETPAAQSPTRGPSDTKRADVAGPRPCQRSLSVLSPHQPAQNRESTPLASRPSSFQRAGSVRDRVHKFTSDSLMAARLQDGTPRAALSPLTPARLVGPSLTSTTPASSSSGSSSRGRSDTSSRFSKEQQGVAQPLAQLRSCSQEEGPRGRGLAPRPLENGAGGPVARSEEPGAPLPVAVSTAEPGGSMKTTFTIEIKDGRGQASTGRVLLPTGNQRAELTLGLRAPPTLLSTSSGGKSTITRVNSPGTLARLGSVTHVTSFSHAPPSSRGGCSVKMEPEPAEPPSAAVEAANGAEQTRVNKAPEGRSPLSAEELMTIEDEGVLDKMLDQSTDFEERKLIRAALRELRQRKRDQRDKERERRLQEARGRPGEGRGNTATETTTRHSQRAADGSAVSTVTKTERLVHSNDGTRTARTTTVESSFVRRSENGSGSTMMQTKTFSSSSSSKKMGSIFDREDQTSPRAGSLAALEKRQAEKKKELMKAQSLPKTSASQARKAMIEKLEKEGAAGSPGGPRAAVQRSTSFGVPNANSIKQMLLDWCRAKTRGYEHVDIQNFSSSWSDGMAFCALVHNFFPEAFDYGQLSPQNRRQNFEVAFSSAEMLVDCVPLVEVEDMMIMGKKPDPKCVFTYVQSLYNHLRRHELRLRGKNV; encoded by the exons ATGGCAGACGAGGCCTTAGCTGGGCTGGATGAGGGAGCCCTTCGGAAGCTG CTGGAGGTCACAGCAGATCTGGCAGAGCGGCGGCGCATCCGCTCAGCCATCCGGGAACTGCAGCGGCaggagctggagcgcgaggaggAGGCCCTGGCATCCAAGCGTTTCCGTGCCGAGCGGCAGGACAACAAGGAGAACTGGCTACA CTCTCGGCAGCGGGAAGCGGAGCAGCGGGTTGCCCTGGCACGGCTGGCAGGGCAGCTGGAGTCCATGAACGACGTAGAGGAATTGACTGCACTG TTGCGAAGCGCTGGTGAGTATGAGGAGCGCAAGCTGATCCGAGCTGCCATCCGCCGCGTACGGGCTCAGGAGATTGAGG CTGCCACCTTGGCTGGGAGGTTGTGCAGTGCGCGTCCCAACAGTGGCTTAAGAGAGGACAGCAAGGGGCGAGTGGCACACAGGCTGGAACAGTGTGAG GTGCCAGAGCGAGAGGAACAGGAACAGCAGACAGAGGTCTCAAAGCCAACTCCCACCCCTGAAGGCACCAGCCAGGATGTGACCACAGTGACACTCCTGCTGCAAGCCCCACCTGGGAGCACATCCagctcacctgcctcagccagcAGTTCACCCACCGCTGCCTCTCCTGAGCCTCCATTGGAGCCTGCCGAGGCCCAGTGCCTTACAGCCGAGGTTCCAGGCGCCCCAGAGCCACCCCCCAGCCCACCCAAGACCACCAGCCCTGAGCTTCAGGAGTCTCCAACGCTCACCAGCACTGAGGGCCAGGTGGTCAACGAG CTTCTGTCTGGCCCTAAAGAGACCCCTGCTGCCCAGAGCCCCACCAGAGGCCCTTCTGACACCAAGAGAGCAG ACGTGGCTGGACCCCGACCCTGCCAACGCTCCCTGTCGGTGCTCAGCCCCCACCAGCCAGCCCAGAACCGAG AGTCCACCCCCCTTGCCAGCAGACCTTCCTCGTTCCAGCGGGCTGGCTCTGTGCGGGACCGTGTCCACAAGTTCACATCAGATTCTCTTATGGCTGCTAGGCTCCAGGATGGCACACCCCGGGCTGCCCTAAGTCCCCTGACCCCCGCAAGGCTCGTGGGCCCCTCCCTCACCAGTAccacccctgcctcctcctccagcgGCTCCTCCTCTCGGGGCCGCAGTGATACCTCCTCCCGGTTCAGCAAGGAGCAACAAGGAGTAGCCCAGCCCCTGGCCCAGCTTCGAAGCTGCTCCCAGGAGGAGGGCCCCAGGGGGCGGGGCTTGGCTCCCAGGCCCCTTGAAAACGGAGCAGGGGGGCCTGTGGCACGTTCAGAGGAGCCTGGTGCCCCATTGCCCGTGGCCGTCAGCACTGCCGAGCCAGGGGGCAGTATGAAGACTACATTCACCATCGAGATCAAGGATGGCCGTGGCCAGGCCTCCACAGGCCGGGTGCTGCTGCCCACAGGCAACCAGAGGGCAG AACTGACACTGGGGCTGCGGGCGCCCCCGACCCTACTCAGCACCAGTAGTGGGGGCAAGAGCACCATCACTCGTGTCAACAGCCCTGGGACCCTGGCTCGGCTGGGCAGTGTCACTCATGTCACCAGCTTCAGCCATGCCCCCCCCAGTAGCCGAGGAGGCTGCAGCGTCAAG ATGGAACCAGAGCCAGCAGAGCCTCCCTCTGCAGCAGTGGAAGCAGCCAATGGGGCCGAGCAGACCCGAGTGAACAAAGCACCAGAGGGGCGGAGCCCTCTGAGCGCTGAGGAGCTGATGACTATTGAGGACGAAGGAGTCTTGGACAAAATG CTGGATCAGAGCACGGACTTTGAAGAGCGGAAGCTCATCCGGGCTGCACTTCGTGAGCTCCGACAAAGGAAGAGAG ACCAGCGGGACAAGGAGCGGGAACGGCGGCTGCAGGAGGCACGGGGCCGGCCAGGGGAGGGCCGCGGCAACACGGCCACTGAGACCACCACGAGGCACAGCCAGCGGGCAGCTGATGGCTCTGCTGTCAGCACTGTTACCAAGACTGAGCGGCTCGTCCACTCCA ATGATGGCACACGGACGGCCCGCACCACCACAGTGGAGTCAAGTTTCGTGAGGCGCTCGGAGA ATGGCAGTGGCAGCACCATGATGCAAACCAAgaccttctcctcttcctcctcatccaAGAAGATGGGCAG CATCTTCGACCGCGAGGACCAGACCAGCCCACGGGCCGGCAGCCTGGCAGCGCTTGAGAAACGCCAGGCCGAGAAGAAGAAAGAGCTGATGAAGGCGCAGAGTCTGCCCaagacctcagcctcccaggcgcGCAAGGCCATGATTGAGAAGTTGGAGAAGGAGGGCGCGGCCGG CAGCCCTGGCGGACCCCGCGCAGCCGTGCAGCGATCCACCAGCTTCGGGGTCCCCAACGCTAACAGCATCAAGCAGATGCTGCTGGACTGGTGCCGAGCCAAGACTCGCGGCTACGAG CATGTCGACATCCAGAACTTCTCCTCCAGCTGGAGTGATGGGATGGCCTTCTGTGCCCTGGTGCACAACTTCTTCCCTGAGGCCTTCGACTATGGGCAGCTTAGCCCTCAGAACCGACGCCAGAACTTCGAGGTGGCCTTCTCATCTGCGGA
- the SMTN gene encoding smoothelin isoform X10, which yields MADEALAGLDEGALRKLLEVTADLAERRRIRSAIRELQRQELEREEEALASKRFRAERQDNKENWLHSRQREAEQRVALARLAGQLESMNDVEELTALLRSAGEYEERKLIRAAIRRVRAQEIEAATLAGRLCSARPNSGLREDSKGRVAHRLEQCEVPEREEQEQQTEVSKPTPTPEGTSQDVTTVTLLLQAPPGSTSSSPASASSSPTAASPEPPLEPAEAQCLTAEVPGAPEPPPSPPKTTSPELQESPTLTSTEGQVVNELLSGPKETPAAQSPTRGPSDTKRADVAGPRPCQRSLSVLSPHQPAQNRESTPLASRPSSFQRAGSVRDRVHKFTSDSLMAARLQDGTPRAALSPLTPARLVGPSLTSTTPASSSSGSSSRGRSDTSSRFSKEQQGVAQPLAQLRSCSQEEGPRGRGLAPRPLENGAGGPVARSEEPGAPLPVAVSTAEPGGSMKTTFTIEIKDGRGQASTGRVLLPTGNQRAELTLGLRAPPTLLSTSSGGKSTITRVNSPGTLARLGSVTHVTSFSHAPPSSRGGCSVKAAEDAGTPVAHPPAFSTRRRSSTCTTRSTSLMEPEPAEPPSAAVEAANGAEQTRVNKAPEGRSPLSAEELMTIEDEGVLDKMLDQSTDFEERKLIRAALRELRQRKRDQRDKERERRLQEARGRPGEGRGNTATETTTRHSQRAADGSAVSTVTKTERLVHSNDGTRTARTTTVESSFVRRSENGSGSTMMQTKTFSSSSSSKKMGSIFDREDQTSPRAGSLAALEKRQAEKKKELMKAQSLPKTSASQARKAMIEKLEKEGAAGSPGGPRAAVQRSTSFGVPNANSIKQMLLDWCRAKTRGYEHVDIQNFSSSWSDGMAFCALVHNFFPEAFDYGQLSPQNRRQNFEVAFSSAEMLVDCVPLVEVEDMMIMGKKPDPKCVFTYVQSLYNHLRRHELRLRGKNV from the exons ATGGCAGACGAGGCCTTAGCTGGGCTGGATGAGGGAGCCCTTCGGAAGCTG CTGGAGGTCACAGCAGATCTGGCAGAGCGGCGGCGCATCCGCTCAGCCATCCGGGAACTGCAGCGGCaggagctggagcgcgaggaggAGGCCCTGGCATCCAAGCGTTTCCGTGCCGAGCGGCAGGACAACAAGGAGAACTGGCTACA CTCTCGGCAGCGGGAAGCGGAGCAGCGGGTTGCCCTGGCACGGCTGGCAGGGCAGCTGGAGTCCATGAACGACGTAGAGGAATTGACTGCACTG TTGCGAAGCGCTGGTGAGTATGAGGAGCGCAAGCTGATCCGAGCTGCCATCCGCCGCGTACGGGCTCAGGAGATTGAGG CTGCCACCTTGGCTGGGAGGTTGTGCAGTGCGCGTCCCAACAGTGGCTTAAGAGAGGACAGCAAGGGGCGAGTGGCACACAGGCTGGAACAGTGTGAG GTGCCAGAGCGAGAGGAACAGGAACAGCAGACAGAGGTCTCAAAGCCAACTCCCACCCCTGAAGGCACCAGCCAGGATGTGACCACAGTGACACTCCTGCTGCAAGCCCCACCTGGGAGCACATCCagctcacctgcctcagccagcAGTTCACCCACCGCTGCCTCTCCTGAGCCTCCATTGGAGCCTGCCGAGGCCCAGTGCCTTACAGCCGAGGTTCCAGGCGCCCCAGAGCCACCCCCCAGCCCACCCAAGACCACCAGCCCTGAGCTTCAGGAGTCTCCAACGCTCACCAGCACTGAGGGCCAGGTGGTCAACGAG CTTCTGTCTGGCCCTAAAGAGACCCCTGCTGCCCAGAGCCCCACCAGAGGCCCTTCTGACACCAAGAGAGCAG ACGTGGCTGGACCCCGACCCTGCCAACGCTCCCTGTCGGTGCTCAGCCCCCACCAGCCAGCCCAGAACCGAG AGTCCACCCCCCTTGCCAGCAGACCTTCCTCGTTCCAGCGGGCTGGCTCTGTGCGGGACCGTGTCCACAAGTTCACATCAGATTCTCTTATGGCTGCTAGGCTCCAGGATGGCACACCCCGGGCTGCCCTAAGTCCCCTGACCCCCGCAAGGCTCGTGGGCCCCTCCCTCACCAGTAccacccctgcctcctcctccagcgGCTCCTCCTCTCGGGGCCGCAGTGATACCTCCTCCCGGTTCAGCAAGGAGCAACAAGGAGTAGCCCAGCCCCTGGCCCAGCTTCGAAGCTGCTCCCAGGAGGAGGGCCCCAGGGGGCGGGGCTTGGCTCCCAGGCCCCTTGAAAACGGAGCAGGGGGGCCTGTGGCACGTTCAGAGGAGCCTGGTGCCCCATTGCCCGTGGCCGTCAGCACTGCCGAGCCAGGGGGCAGTATGAAGACTACATTCACCATCGAGATCAAGGATGGCCGTGGCCAGGCCTCCACAGGCCGGGTGCTGCTGCCCACAGGCAACCAGAGGGCAG AACTGACACTGGGGCTGCGGGCGCCCCCGACCCTACTCAGCACCAGTAGTGGGGGCAAGAGCACCATCACTCGTGTCAACAGCCCTGGGACCCTGGCTCGGCTGGGCAGTGTCACTCATGTCACCAGCTTCAGCCATGCCCCCCCCAGTAGCCGAGGAGGCTGCAGCGTCAAG GCTGCCGAGGATGCTGGGACCCCTGTGGCCCACCCACCTGCCTTCAGCACCCGCCGCCGCTCCTCCACCTGCACCACCCGCAGCACTAGTCTT ATGGAACCAGAGCCAGCAGAGCCTCCCTCTGCAGCAGTGGAAGCAGCCAATGGGGCCGAGCAGACCCGAGTGAACAAAGCACCAGAGGGGCGGAGCCCTCTGAGCGCTGAGGAGCTGATGACTATTGAGGACGAAGGAGTCTTGGACAAAATG CTGGATCAGAGCACGGACTTTGAAGAGCGGAAGCTCATCCGGGCTGCACTTCGTGAGCTCCGACAAAGGAAGAGAG ACCAGCGGGACAAGGAGCGGGAACGGCGGCTGCAGGAGGCACGGGGCCGGCCAGGGGAGGGCCGCGGCAACACGGCCACTGAGACCACCACGAGGCACAGCCAGCGGGCAGCTGATGGCTCTGCTGTCAGCACTGTTACCAAGACTGAGCGGCTCGTCCACTCCA ATGATGGCACACGGACGGCCCGCACCACCACAGTGGAGTCAAGTTTCGTGAGGCGCTCGGAGA ATGGCAGTGGCAGCACCATGATGCAAACCAAgaccttctcctcttcctcctcatccaAGAAGATGGGCAG CATCTTCGACCGCGAGGACCAGACCAGCCCACGGGCCGGCAGCCTGGCAGCGCTTGAGAAACGCCAGGCCGAGAAGAAGAAAGAGCTGATGAAGGCGCAGAGTCTGCCCaagacctcagcctcccaggcgcGCAAGGCCATGATTGAGAAGTTGGAGAAGGAGGGCGCGGCCGG CAGCCCTGGCGGACCCCGCGCAGCCGTGCAGCGATCCACCAGCTTCGGGGTCCCCAACGCTAACAGCATCAAGCAGATGCTGCTGGACTGGTGCCGAGCCAAGACTCGCGGCTACGAG CATGTCGACATCCAGAACTTCTCCTCCAGCTGGAGTGATGGGATGGCCTTCTGTGCCCTGGTGCACAACTTCTTCCCTGAGGCCTTCGACTATGGGCAGCTTAGCCCTCAGAACCGACGCCAGAACTTCGAGGTGGCCTTCTCATCTGCGGA